Proteins found in one Mucilaginibacter inviolabilis genomic segment:
- a CDS encoding efflux RND transporter periplasmic adaptor subunit, with translation MNNKIKQHSWLKPLQLLAFSLLIAALFAACKQKPQQIVKVQSKAYYTCSMHPQIHEDHPGNCPICGMKLIKVELTGGNINTDMNKITLTAGQIQLAGIRTDTVREENVGIEKTLTGTVTTNENTAAELSARIAGRIQQLFVRTTGEKVSVGQPVYSLYSEDLLEAEKEYLLAKQQQKVLHNPDVDYQQLISAAENKLQLWGLSPAQIRSLAASGKTSAMTTVLSKISGTVSEIAVHEGDYVTEGMSILKTQALNSLWIEAQLYAGEAGNYKLNDQVSVSFPDLGGQVIAGKVEFINPELSDASKVDLIRISIPNSQDLIRPGMLAYISIANSKQRSLAVPASAVLTDGKGSLVWIKNADGSFSAKMIKSGAGNSNYVSVLSGLNPGDIVVTNGAYLLNSEAIFKNGNNSMSGMKM, from the coding sequence ATGAATAACAAGATCAAACAACATAGTTGGCTAAAACCATTGCAATTATTAGCCTTTTCCTTATTGATAGCTGCGCTGTTTGCCGCCTGTAAGCAAAAACCACAGCAGATTGTAAAAGTACAAAGCAAAGCTTATTACACATGTTCCATGCACCCGCAAATACACGAAGATCATCCAGGTAATTGCCCGATCTGTGGAATGAAGCTGATCAAAGTGGAGCTTACAGGAGGTAATATCAATACCGATATGAACAAGATCACTTTAACCGCTGGACAGATCCAGTTAGCAGGTATCAGGACAGACACGGTTCGGGAAGAAAATGTTGGGATTGAAAAAACATTGACCGGAACGGTAACCACTAATGAAAATACAGCAGCTGAGCTAAGTGCAAGAATAGCCGGCAGGATACAGCAGCTATTTGTGAGAACTACCGGCGAAAAAGTATCGGTCGGCCAGCCTGTGTATTCCCTTTATAGTGAAGACCTGCTGGAAGCTGAAAAGGAATACCTTCTGGCCAAACAGCAGCAGAAAGTGCTGCATAACCCGGATGTGGATTATCAGCAACTGATCAGTGCTGCCGAAAACAAACTGCAACTTTGGGGTCTGTCACCGGCACAGATCAGGAGCTTAGCTGCTTCCGGAAAAACATCTGCGATGACAACCGTTTTAAGCAAAATTAGCGGAACAGTTAGTGAAATAGCAGTTCATGAGGGAGATTATGTAACCGAGGGCATGTCCATACTGAAAACGCAGGCGTTAAACAGCTTATGGATAGAAGCTCAATTGTATGCCGGTGAAGCTGGGAATTATAAGCTAAATGACCAGGTTAGTGTTTCATTTCCTGACCTCGGCGGACAGGTCATTGCAGGTAAGGTTGAGTTTATTAACCCTGAATTATCGGATGCCTCCAAAGTGGATCTGATCAGGATCAGTATTCCTAACTCGCAAGACTTAATTAGACCCGGAATGCTGGCCTATATTTCTATTGCAAATAGTAAACAGCGTTCATTGGCCGTGCCTGCCTCTGCTGTTTTAACTGACGGCAAAGGGAGCCTGGTTTGGATAAAAAATGCAGATGGCAGCTTTTCAGCAAAAATGATAAAATCGGGTGCGGGTAACTCAAATTATGTATCTGTCCTTTCCGGCTTAAATCCTGGCGATATTGTGGTAACGAATGGCGCTTATTTATTAAACAGCGAAGCTATTTTTAAAAATGGGAATAATAGCATGAGCGGCATGAAAATGTAA
- a CDS encoding HlyD family efflux transporter periplasmic adaptor subunit, which produces MKKKMKLIRIILSGLLLITMLISACSDKKKQSGIAAAPVKSDIKYTCPMHPQIMEDHPGNCPICGMTLVKKSGQTSERAGISLNTVLQPVNSSVIADINAISPEEKSIPTQIVAQGYLDFDTRTFNNIAARFSGRIEKLYIKYAFQKIHAGQRIFDIYSPDMVTAQQDLIYLIKNSAGETGLINAAKQKLSLLGMTTAQVALEVKSGNPFYSLPVYSPYAGHVHDMPHSQMAGVTNAEAPPNFANNLPLSIKEGMYVEKGQNIFNVVNPHKLWAVIKIDPSAVAALKINQSVKITLPDMPGKTISGKVNFIEPTLQDGDKTTSIRVYIDNMDHALKVNSLVNANIQTRSAKGLWIPRSALLDLGRTKIVWLKKGPLFQAHQVNTGIINGNEIQITKGLSLTDSLASNAQYLTDSEGFIKTSGNE; this is translated from the coding sequence ATGAAAAAGAAAATGAAACTCATTAGGATCATACTGAGTGGTCTCCTGTTAATCACGATGCTGATCAGTGCCTGCTCGGATAAAAAGAAGCAATCCGGTATTGCTGCAGCACCGGTAAAAAGCGACATCAAATATACCTGCCCGATGCATCCGCAGATCATGGAAGATCATCCGGGCAATTGCCCCATATGCGGCATGACCCTGGTTAAAAAATCGGGCCAGACCAGTGAGCGGGCAGGCATCAGTCTGAACACGGTGTTGCAGCCAGTCAATTCATCGGTGATAGCTGACATAAATGCCATTAGCCCGGAAGAAAAATCGATTCCAACCCAAATCGTAGCCCAGGGCTATCTGGATTTTGATACACGGACATTTAATAACATTGCGGCCCGTTTTTCCGGACGTATCGAAAAGCTGTACATCAAATACGCATTCCAGAAAATACATGCAGGTCAGCGCATATTTGATATTTACAGCCCGGATATGGTTACCGCGCAGCAAGACCTGATCTATCTGATCAAAAATTCAGCCGGGGAAACGGGATTGATCAATGCGGCCAAACAAAAACTATCGTTATTAGGAATGACAACAGCACAGGTGGCCCTGGAAGTCAAAAGCGGTAATCCATTTTATAGTCTGCCGGTGTATAGTCCCTATGCCGGACATGTTCATGATATGCCGCATAGTCAAATGGCGGGCGTTACGAATGCCGAAGCACCACCAAATTTCGCAAACAATCTGCCGCTTTCCATCAAAGAGGGGATGTATGTAGAAAAAGGGCAGAATATTTTTAATGTGGTCAACCCGCATAAATTGTGGGCCGTGATCAAGATCGATCCATCGGCAGTTGCCGCTTTAAAAATAAACCAGTCTGTAAAGATCACCTTACCGGATATGCCCGGCAAAACAATCAGCGGGAAAGTCAACTTTATTGAACCTACCCTGCAGGACGGTGATAAAACCACCAGCATCAGGGTTTATATTGATAACATGGATCATGCCCTGAAAGTAAACAGCCTGGTTAACGCTAACATACAAACCCGTTCAGCAAAAGGCTTATGGATACCAAGATCGGCATTATTGGACTTAGGCCGTACAAAAATAGTATGGCTAAAAAAAGGGCCGTTATTTCAGGCTCATCAGGTAAATACGGGAATTATAAATGGCAATGAAATACAAATAACGAAAGGCTTATCCCTCACCGATAGCCTGGCTTCAAATGCTCAATATTTAACAGACAGTGAAGGATTTATTAAAACATCAGGCAATGAATAA
- the merTP gene encoding mercuric transport protein MerTP: MSVNIQNSWIGGLVAALAASLCCITPLLAIFGGISGAATYFNWIEPFRPYIIGLTMLIFAVAWYQQLAVVRRGQEDCCEPVKRSFWKSKKFLLVVTLFSGVVIAFPYYSSFFYKTTQPIATITPQAKFKFVKLNIKGMGCADCTKHIDGVLMGLNGVSASNTSFENAETAVRYDPTKTNTDSINLKIKEIGYQSTLIKNN; this comes from the coding sequence ATGAGCGTCAACATTCAAAACAGCTGGATTGGTGGCCTCGTTGCCGCATTAGCAGCATCCCTTTGCTGCATTACACCCTTGCTCGCCATATTTGGAGGAATAAGCGGGGCAGCTACCTATTTTAACTGGATAGAACCTTTCCGGCCTTATATTATTGGTTTGACCATGCTGATTTTTGCTGTGGCCTGGTATCAGCAATTGGCTGTGGTTCGCCGTGGGCAAGAGGATTGTTGTGAGCCTGTAAAACGATCATTCTGGAAGTCGAAAAAGTTTCTGCTCGTCGTAACCCTGTTTTCAGGAGTGGTAATTGCCTTTCCCTATTATTCTTCTTTTTTTTACAAAACCACTCAACCAATAGCAACCATTACTCCGCAAGCTAAATTCAAATTTGTTAAACTGAATATTAAAGGCATGGGCTGTGCGGATTGTACCAAACATATTGATGGAGTTTTAATGGGACTTAACGGCGTATCTGCATCCAACACGTCTTTTGAAAATGCGGAAACAGCTGTCCGTTATGATCCAACCAAAACGAACACCGACAGCATCAATCTAAAAATAAAAGAAATAGGGTATCAATCTACTTTGATCAAAAATAACTAA
- a CDS encoding GDCCVxC domain-containing (seleno)protein, with product MATTILLNSIITCPQCGFQKEEEMPTDACQFFYECESCKTRLKPLAGDCCVFCSYGSVKCPPVQQGTSCCG from the coding sequence ATGGCAACAACGATCCTGCTTAATTCTATAATTACCTGTCCTCAATGCGGCTTTCAAAAAGAAGAAGAAATGCCAACTGATGCCTGCCAGTTTTTCTATGAATGTGAAAGCTGCAAGACCCGTTTAAAGCCGCTGGCTGGTGATTGCTGTGTCTTTTGCAGTTACGGATCAGTCAAATGTCCACCTGTTCAGCAGGGTACATCTTGCTGCGGTTAG
- a CDS encoding ArsR/SmtB family transcription factor, protein MEMSTCKRIFADSGQIKNCKETIKENQQEFSALSAALALAGNEVRLKIFFLLHQEKELCPCDLSNILEMTIPAISQHLRKLKDGGLIQFRKSGQTIFYSICPPHLPLLQPLFNLINQPLSTIKA, encoded by the coding sequence ATGGAGATGAGCACCTGTAAACGAATTTTTGCTGATTCTGGACAAATTAAGAATTGCAAAGAAACCATTAAAGAAAACCAACAAGAATTTTCCGCATTGTCAGCGGCTTTAGCTTTAGCAGGTAATGAGGTCAGGTTGAAGATATTTTTTCTTTTGCACCAGGAAAAAGAATTGTGTCCCTGCGATCTCAGTAATATTCTGGAAATGACTATTCCGGCTATATCCCAACATCTGCGTAAATTAAAAGACGGCGGATTGATACAGTTTCGTAAGTCCGGGCAAACTATATTTTATTCGATTTGTCCGCCACATTTACCTTTGCTCCAACCTTTGTTTAATTTAATCAATCAGCCTTTATCAACCATCAAAGCATGA